A stretch of the Aegilops tauschii subsp. strangulata cultivar AL8/78 chromosome 4, Aet v6.0, whole genome shotgun sequence genome encodes the following:
- the LOC109743327 gene encoding uncharacterized protein, with translation MSTEFFRVPKFHQELRAKRMEMQPELSLGPTWPALGFAPASEKNTKQISSSSSESDGSSRKKRKHYNTWEEPVSHPHLELHLNDPLPLDWEQCLDLQSGKMYYLNRKTLKRSWNRPKEEGVNLELNMSTTAARQVVVADDGNTGATAPTLSQAAATKRSTAGGNMIAVPCTNCHLLVMLCKSYPTCPNCKFVQSLAPAPAPATPQAAAHRMLDAAVKPLQTLSLLH, from the exons ATGAGCACTGAATTCTTTAGAGTGCCCAAGTTTCACCAGGAGTTGAGAGCCAAGAGGATGGAAATGCAGCCGGAGCTGTCGCTGGGGCCAACGTGGCCGGCGCTGGGCTTTGCCCCGGCCTCGGAGAAGAACACCAAGCAGATCAGCTCGTCTTCTTCCGAGTCGGACGGCAGCTCCCGGAAGAAGAGGAAGCATTACAACACCTGGGAGGAGCCCGTGTCGCACCCGCACCTGGAGCTCCATCTCAATGACCCCCTGCCCCTGGACTGGGAGCAGTGCCTCGACCTCCAA TCTGGAAAGATGTATTACCTGAACAGGAAGACTTTGAAGAGGAGCTGGAACAGGCCCAAGGAGGAGGGCGTGAACCTGGAGCTCAACATGTCCACAACGGCGGCGAGGCAGGTCGTCGTTGCGGACGACGGCAACACCGGCGCCACTGCTCCTACCCTCTCACAAGCAGCAGCGACAAAGAGAAGCACCGCTGGTGGCAACATGATCGCCGTGCCATGCACCAACTGTCATCTCCTGGTGATGCTGTGCAAGTCCTACCCCACCTGCCCCAACTGCAAGTTCGTGCAGTCGTTGGCACCGGCACCGGCACCGGCGACGCCACAGGCGGCAGCTCATCGCATGCTCGACGCCGCTGTGAAGCCGCTGCAGACCCTGAGCCTTCTCCACTAG